The proteins below come from a single Lates calcarifer isolate ASB-BC8 linkage group LG11, TLL_Latcal_v3, whole genome shotgun sequence genomic window:
- the ptger1c gene encoding prostaglandin E receptor 1c (subtype EP1) isoform X1: MAFRVKTPSVLITLFSTSSTPSILHQNMKINSSESPWLNSSTSPVIRPSGIGMSCFTMTFGAISNLTALGILAKSRVRFRRQSKAPFLLLTVALLLADLGGHVILGAFAIYLHMDQRYKMQVEKPTTFCQVFGASMVFFGLCPLLLGCAMAIERFVAITQPFFHTAMITVTHARRVVLFLSSLALMLAVLPLFAVGTYTIQFPGTWCFLPIYGPQSKANTNLALAFSCLGLIALTLSLLCNILSGLALLQARIRPHNANTKSTARCIRRLSSASTSSLFCSLDVEMMAQLAVITVVSCVCWSPFLIHILVTQLNQSSRASTQEQDGFILLGLRMASWNQILDPWVYILLRKAVLSRVCCACYTQRPRERTNSFCADSHRQTFSLQ; this comes from the exons ATGGCATTTAGGGTGAAGACACCGTCTGTActcattactttattttctaCCTCTTCTACGCCATCCATCCTCCACCAGAACATGAAGATCAACTCCTCTGAAAGTCCCTGGCTGAACAGCAGCACCTCGCCAGTCATCAGACCCTCAGGCATTGGAATGTCCTGCTTCACTATGACTTTTGGGGCCATCTCCAACCTCACCGCTCTGGGTATCCTGGCTAAGTCCCGTGTCCGGTTCCGCCGCCAATCCAAAGCACCATTCCTGCTATTAACAGTGGCTTTGCTATTGGCTGACCTGGGAGGTCATGTGATCCTAGGTGCCTTTGCTATATATTTGCACATGGATCAGAGGTATAAAATGCAGGTCGAGAAGCCCACTACATTTTGTCAAGTCTTTGGGGCAAGTATGGTGTTTTTTGGCTTATGCCCTTTGCTATTAGGCTGTGCAATGGCTATTGAGCGCTTCGTGGCCATCACCCAGCCCTTCTTCCATACCGCTATGATTACAGTGACTCATGCACGGCGAGTTGTGttatttctgtcctctcttGCACTCATGCTGGCAGTTCTACCTTTATTTGCTGTGGGGACTTATACTATCCAGTTTCCCGGCACATGGTGTTTCTTGCCTATCTATGGTCCACAGTCTAAAGCTAACACCAATCTGGCTCTGGCCTTCTCATGTCTGGGCCTCATTGcactcactctttctctgctctgcaaCATCCTGAGTGGTCTGGCATTGCTTCAGGCCAGAATAAGGCCCCACAATGCTAATACCAAATCAACAGCCCGCTGCATCCGTCGACTATCTTCTGCATCAACTTCCTCCTTGTTTTGTTCGTTGGATGTGGAGATGATGGCGCAACTGGCAGTGATCACTGTGGTTTCCTGTGTGTGCTGGAGTCCCTTCCTT ATCCACATTCTTGTGACGCAGTTAAACCAAAGCTCCAGAGCCTCAACACAAGAGCAAGATGGGTTCATTCTTCTGGGTTTACGTATGGCCTCCTGGAATCAGATCTTGGACCCATGGGTTTACATCTTACTGAGGAAAGCTGTGCTCTCCAGAGTTTGCTGTGCTTGTTACACACAGAGACccagagagagaacaaataGCTTCTGTGCAGACAGCCACAGGCAGACCTTCAGTCTTCAGTGA
- the ptger1c gene encoding prostaglandin E receptor 1c (subtype EP1) isoform X2 — MKINSSESPWLNSSTSPVIRPSGIGMSCFTMTFGAISNLTALGILAKSRVRFRRQSKAPFLLLTVALLLADLGGHVILGAFAIYLHMDQRYKMQVEKPTTFCQVFGASMVFFGLCPLLLGCAMAIERFVAITQPFFHTAMITVTHARRVVLFLSSLALMLAVLPLFAVGTYTIQFPGTWCFLPIYGPQSKANTNLALAFSCLGLIALTLSLLCNILSGLALLQARIRPHNANTKSTARCIRRLSSASTSSLFCSLDVEMMAQLAVITVVSCVCWSPFLIHILVTQLNQSSRASTQEQDGFILLGLRMASWNQILDPWVYILLRKAVLSRVCCACYTQRPRERTNSFCADSHRQTFSLQ, encoded by the exons ATGAAGATCAACTCCTCTGAAAGTCCCTGGCTGAACAGCAGCACCTCGCCAGTCATCAGACCCTCAGGCATTGGAATGTCCTGCTTCACTATGACTTTTGGGGCCATCTCCAACCTCACCGCTCTGGGTATCCTGGCTAAGTCCCGTGTCCGGTTCCGCCGCCAATCCAAAGCACCATTCCTGCTATTAACAGTGGCTTTGCTATTGGCTGACCTGGGAGGTCATGTGATCCTAGGTGCCTTTGCTATATATTTGCACATGGATCAGAGGTATAAAATGCAGGTCGAGAAGCCCACTACATTTTGTCAAGTCTTTGGGGCAAGTATGGTGTTTTTTGGCTTATGCCCTTTGCTATTAGGCTGTGCAATGGCTATTGAGCGCTTCGTGGCCATCACCCAGCCCTTCTTCCATACCGCTATGATTACAGTGACTCATGCACGGCGAGTTGTGttatttctgtcctctcttGCACTCATGCTGGCAGTTCTACCTTTATTTGCTGTGGGGACTTATACTATCCAGTTTCCCGGCACATGGTGTTTCTTGCCTATCTATGGTCCACAGTCTAAAGCTAACACCAATCTGGCTCTGGCCTTCTCATGTCTGGGCCTCATTGcactcactctttctctgctctgcaaCATCCTGAGTGGTCTGGCATTGCTTCAGGCCAGAATAAGGCCCCACAATGCTAATACCAAATCAACAGCCCGCTGCATCCGTCGACTATCTTCTGCATCAACTTCCTCCTTGTTTTGTTCGTTGGATGTGGAGATGATGGCGCAACTGGCAGTGATCACTGTGGTTTCCTGTGTGTGCTGGAGTCCCTTCCTT ATCCACATTCTTGTGACGCAGTTAAACCAAAGCTCCAGAGCCTCAACACAAGAGCAAGATGGGTTCATTCTTCTGGGTTTACGTATGGCCTCCTGGAATCAGATCTTGGACCCATGGGTTTACATCTTACTGAGGAAAGCTGTGCTCTCCAGAGTTTGCTGTGCTTGTTACACACAGAGACccagagagagaacaaataGCTTCTGTGCAGACAGCCACAGGCAGACCTTCAGTCTTCAGTGA